The window CTACCCAAAGCTGGCTTCCGGTTTTGTTGTACTTTAGGACCACGTGTTCGAAACCACCGTGGACTCGATCAACCCAGTAGTATTTTGGTGCCATGTTGGGAGCAACCACGGTCAGGCGGTCGTCAGTTTCAAAACCTCCTGGACGTGCTTGAAAATAGACTTCGGTGCCATTGGGCAATTTGCCACCGATTCTTGGCCCCCAAGGTGCATGGCCCGTCAGCACGCGTCCAATTGTGAAGGGTATCCATAACACAAAGAGCACAATGAGCGTGCTGAAGATAAGAAAGTATGTTCTCTTTGTGCTCTGCTGGGTTTCCGAGGCCATGCGTGTCCTTGCCGTATAATTTGGTAATTCTGTGGCGCTCGCGCCAGAACACGAGTCTATCCCGTCGATGAGATCCGGTGGGCTCCCGGTCGTCTTCGCCCTCCGAAACACGTGATTTACCTGCGAATCATTTCATGTCCAAGTGATTTGCCGAGAAATATTCGGCGCATTAGGCCTCGGCGCAGTCTTCCCAGATTTTGGTCCCAGAATTCGAGAAGAGTGCGCCAAGGCGATCGCTGCTATCCGCTTCGGGCGATCCACCCGCAGCGGGTTAGACGGAGAATTGCTGAGACTGCTAAAGGCCGGTTCCGCACCCCTGGCGTCGTCCGGTGTCGCGCCTGCGGCAGAAGTTCCAAGTCGTCCTTGACTAAATTCGGTTATGCTACGCATATGAGCGAAGTAACGAGAATTCTCTCCGATATCGAAAACGGCGACTCAGCTGCATCGGAACAGCTTTTGCCGCTGGTCTATGACCGATTGCGCAAACTGGCAGTTCACAGGATGGCTCAGGAGAAACCGGGCCAAACATTGCAGGCGACTGCCCTCGTGCATGAAGCCTATATCCGCTTGGTGGATGTCGAGCAGGCTCAGCATTGGAATAGTCGCGGTCATTTCTTCGCAGCGGCTGCAGAA of the Novipirellula artificiosorum genome contains:
- a CDS encoding thioredoxin domain-containing protein, yielding MASETQQSTKRTYFLIFSTLIVLFVLWIPFTIGRVLTGHAPWGPRIGGKLPNGTEVYFQARPGGFETDDRLTVVAPNMAPKYYWVDRVHGGFEHVVLKYNKTGSQLWVESDGKVGASIDLTTSDFRAELDPQHKWAEYGTGTTLDSGNTSSLISLLRPW